ATGCCCATGTTCTGGCCCTGGGTGATCACGTCCAGGGACCGCTCGTACCGGAATGCGGGCCGGATGCGCTTGAACAGGCGCGGCACCGTTTCGACGTTGTGGGCGAAGACTTCCGGCTTCGCCTCGCAGATATCGATGATGTGCTCCACCTTGCCGGAGAAGTCGGGAATGAGGATTTCGACGCCGGTGCCCGGGTTGAGTTCGTGGATCTTGCGGATCGTCTCGGCGTAAAGCCAGACACCTTCGTCTTCCAGGTCATCCCGGGCCACGCCCGTCACCGTGGCGTAGCGCAGGTTCATCTGCTGCACCGAGCGTGCCACCTTGAGCGGTTCCATCCGGTCCAGGGCGGAGGGCTTGCCGGTGTCGATCTGGCAGAAGTCGCAGCGCCTTGTGCATTCGGACCCGCCGATGAGGAAGGTGGCCTCGCGGTCCTCCCAGCACTCGAAGATGTTCGGGCACCCGGCCTCCTCGCAGACGGTGTGCAGGCCTTCCTTCTTCACCTGCTTCTTCAGCTCCACGAATTCCGGGCCCATGTTCACTTTGGCCTTGATCCATTCGGGCTTGCGTTCCACCGGGACGGCGGCGTTGCGCTGTTCGATGCGCAGCAGGCGGCGTCCTTCAGGGGCGAGGGTCACAGCAGGGCTCCTTTCGGCCGGCCGTCGGCAGGGATGGCGCCGCGGCCGGGGAGTTCTGTCGGGGTGGTGCCGGTCAGTTCCGCCATGCGGGCGGCAAGCTCGGACTCGATCCGGTCAACGACGTCGGCCGGGGACACGGTCCTGCCGGTTTCGGCGCTGATGGAGGTGGTGCCGGCGTCGGTAATGCCGCAGGCAATGATCTGGCTGTACGGAGCAAGGTCGTTACTGCAGTTCAGGGAGAAGCCGTGCATGGTTACGCCTTGGTGGACGCGGATGCCGACGGCGGCGATTTTGCGGTCCGGGGTGCCGAAGGGCTGCCCGTCTCCGCGCAGCCACACTCCCGAGCGGCCCTCGATCCGGGTGCCGGTAATGCCGTATTCCTGCAGGACGGCGATGACGGCGGCCTCCAGGGCTGCTACGTATGCCTTCACATGGGCCGGGTCGGCCAGGCGCAGGATCGGATAGCCCACCAGCTGGCCGGGGCCGTGCCAGGTGAGTTTTCCGCCGCGGTCCACGTTGATCACGGCAGTTCCGTCAAACGGGCGCTCATGCGGTTCGGTACGGCGTCCCGCCGTGTATACCGGGGTGTGCTCAAGGAGCAGGACCGTATCGGGGGAAGAACCCTCAAGGACCTGCCGGTGCAGTTGCTGCTGGAGATCCCAGCCTGCTGAATAATCCACGTAGTGCGGAGCCAGGCCTACGCGGGTGAACTCCAAAGCCATGGGGCCTAGCCTAGACCCCCGCAGACGTAATGTGGACCACATCCCCGACGGCGACGCAGACGGGGTTCCGCGCGGCTGCGGCAGGCCCCGGCCCGGCCCCGGCGGCGACTACCTTGTGGATAACGGGCGTGCCCGTCCGGGGCAGGTTGACACTTGGGTGCCATGGACACCACGCCCAATGACGGACGCCCAGGCGTACCGCCGTATCAGACCTTTTCCCCGGAGGCCGGCACCGATGCCCCCGGCCGCACCGCTCCTGCTGTACGGGGGTTCTCCGTGGACCGGCTGCTTGGAACGGGCGGCAGCGGTGCCGTGTGGCTGGTGCGCGACGCCGCCGGCTCGGCCTTTGCCCTTAAGGTCCCGGCCGGCGCGGGACACCACGGGTTTGAAGCCCGGCGGGAAGTGAACGTGCTGGCCCGGATGGAGCATCCGCATCTGGTCCAGCTGCACGGGGTGGCTGAGACCGACCAGGGTGAGGGGCTGCTGGTGGGGTATGCCGCCGGAGGCAGCGCCGCAGCCCTGGTCGCTGCCAGGGGACCGGTTCAACCCGGTGAAGCGGTCAGTGTGCTGGTTGGCATTGCCGGGGCGCTGGGCTACCTCCATGCGCGCGGGGCAGCGCACGGAGATGTTTCTCCGGCCAACATCCTGTTCACGGCCGAGGGCAAGCCGCAGCTTGCCGACTTCGGCCAGGCGCGCCTGCTGGGGGAGCCGGGAACCTCGGCGCCGGCCACCCCGGGGTTCGAAGCGCCGGAGGTTGGCGGCAGCCGCCAGAGGCAGCGCTCCCGGCAAAGTACCCTCGGGGCAGCCGCCGATGTTTATGCGCTCGCCGCCGTGGGCTGGTTCCTGCTCACCGGCAAGCCTCCTCCGCCTGTTCGGGACCGCCCGCCGCTGTCGATTCTGGTTCCCGGGGTGGGGCGGGAGCTGCCCGCCTTGCTGGAGGCGGGACTCTCGGAGGACCCGGGCGTGCGTCCCGGGGCAGACGAGATGGCGGCATGGGCCTACCGCGGCGCCCGCCCGCTGCCGGTGGACCTGGTGGCTTCCGCCCACCCCGAGGTGCGCCCGGACCTGCTGACCCGGCGGACAGGTTCGGCTGCCCGTGCAGGCGGAACGAAGAAGGGCCGGGGAAGGCGCCCCCAGAAGGAGCCCAACAGGGAGGGGGAGCGGAACAGGGGAAGGGGCCGCATCAGCGGGAGGGGTACGCGGCAGTTCCGGCGGCCGCTTCCTCCGCACCGGCGCAGGCCGGCGGGCACCTTTGTCCGCGTTGCTGCCACTGTCCTGGTGGCTGCAGTGCTTCTGCTGGCCGGAGTGGCGCTCGCAGCGCCCGACCTTCTCCAGGTAGAAACCAACCGGTCCGCCGGGCCGGCCAAGGATGCTCCCGTGGAACCGCGGCCGGACGGCGGCAGCGGCGAGGGCGCGGAAACCCGTACAGAGGATGTTGGGCACGGCAATCCGGACGGAGCCTCCGGCGATGACACGGGTTACGGTGCGGCCGGGCAGGGGAGGGGAGAGGCGCAGCGGATGCAGGGGGAGCAAACGCCGGCTGTGGAGGTCCTGCTGGCCACGGCTGCTGCCGCCGATCCGGCTGAGGCGGTCCCGGCGCTCGCCGAGCTGCGCGCCCGGGCGTTCCGTACAGGCGACCCGCGCCTGCTGGCCCATGTGGACGCACCGGAATCGCCGGCTTTGTCCGCAGATGAGGAACAGGTGGGCAGGCTGGTCCGGGACGGACAGGCCCTGCGGGGTCTGGAGATGCAGGCAAGTGTGCTGGCTCCGGACACCCCCGCTGCCGGCGGATCCGCCGCACCGGCTGATGTCACGGTGCAGTTGCGGGTCAGGTTGGAGGTTTCTGCCTACCAGCGCGTGGGCAGCGACGGTTTGGTCCTGGAAGACGCATCCGCCCGGCAGCAGGAAGTGATGCTGGTGCTCGTGCAAAGCGGCGGCACCTGGAAGATCAGCACGGTCCTCGGCACGGATTAGGCAGGTTGCTGCCGGATCTAGCGTGAGCTGAAAGATAGGATCGGTCTATGAGTCCAACTGCTTACCTTCGTTACCCAGACCTGCACAACGACTTGGTCACCTTTGTGGCGGAAGACGATGTATGGATGGCTCCCGTCGCCGGCGGCCGGGCCTGGCGGGTGTCCGCCATGGGGCTGCCGGCCCGCAGCCCCAAGTTCTCCCCGGACGGCACCCGGCTGGCCTGGCAGGCAGTGCAGGGCGGCGCGCCGGAAATCGTTACGGCCAATACCGACGGCGGAGACTTCCGCCAGCTGACCTACTGGGGCAGTCAGAGCACGCGCCTGAAGGGGTTTAATTCCGCCGGACGGGTCATCGCGACCACGTCCGTGGAGCAGGAGGACAACCGGCTCCGCTGGGCCTTCGAAGTTCCATTGGACGGTGCGGCGCCCGTCAAACTGCCCTACGGTCCGGTGGAAACGCTGGCCGAGGGCCCCGCCGTCGGTGATGAACGCCCGCTGGTGATCGGCAGCATGCTCACCCGCGAGCAGGCCTGGTGGAAGCGCTACCGCGGCGGCACCGCAGGCAAGCTCTGGATTGATGCCGACGGCAACGGGGAGTTCGAGCGCCTGGTGCCTGAACTGGACGGCAACCTTTCGGACCCCATGTGGATCGACGGCCGCGTTGTCTTCCTCTCGGACCACGAGGGCTACGGCAACCTCTACTCCGTGACGCCGCAGGGAACGGACCTCCGCCGCCACACTGACTTTGAAGGTTTCTACGTCCGGCACGCGTCCTCGGACGGCAGCCGCATCGTGTTCGAATCCGCCGGCCGCATCTGGCTCCTGCCGTCGCTGGATGCCGAAGCGCAGCCGCTGGACATTGTCCTTGGTTCGGCAGGCACCGCACGGCGCCCCCGGCCGCTCGACGTTGCCAAGCACCTCGCCGAAGCCGTGCCGGATGCCGCAGGCAACGCGAGCGTGGTGGAAACCCATGGCACACTGCATTGGCTCGCCCACCGGGACGGACCCTCCCGTGTTATCGAAGCGGACTCCTCGGTGCGTGCCCGGCTCGGCCGGCCGCTGGGGGATTCCCGTGCGGTGTACGTCAGCGACCGTGACGGCGAAGACGCCGTCTACATTCGAAACGTTTTCGAGGACCTTCCGGCTGCCGGGACAGCGGGCCGCAAGGGAACCGAATCGGTGCCGGCGGCGGACACGGCCAGCGGGCTTGTCTTGCCCCGCCCGGTTTCCGCAGCGGGAACGGGCCGCACGGCAGCCGCCACGCCGGTCGCCTCACCGGTTGACGATCACCAGGGTGAGACGCCCGAGCCCGGCGATTCCGGCCATGCTGATTCGCCGGCCGGAACGGTACGCATCGGGTTTGACCGCCCCACCCGCGTCAGCCAGCTGGCGGCCAGCCCGGACGGCAACAGCGTGGGCGTTGCCACCGAATACGGCGAAGTCTTCCTCCTGGACGTCCGGACCGGGGAACTGCACCCGGTAGCCTCCTCTGATTTCGGCGCAGTGGATCACCTGGCATTCTCCCCGGACTCGCAGTGGCTCGCGTGGGCGGAGCCGGCCAGTGCCGGCGGCGGGCGGTCCCGGATCCGGCTGCGGTCTGTCAGCAGCAGCGAAGCGGGGATCATCGACGTCACGGACGGCCGCTTCAGCGATCATGACCCGGCCTTCACCCAAGACGGCAAGTACCTGGCCTTCCTGTCCGAACGCAGCTTTGACCCGGTATATGACACGCACCGGTTCGATCTGAGCTTCCCGTCCTCCACCAAGCCCTTTATGGTCGCCCTGGCCGCCGGCACGCCGTCGCCGTTCGGTCCGGCGGTGTCCGGCGGAACACCCGCAGCAGAGGAAACCAGCGGCAGCGAAGAGGAGAACCAGCCGGTCCCTGAAGTCCGGGTTGACGCTGAACGCATCGCCGACCGCATCATTGCCGTACCGGTGCCGCAAGGCCGCTACGAAAAGCTCCGCACTGCCGGGAATGCCCTCCTGTGGCAGGCCACGGACATCTTCGGCGTCACAGGTGACGGCCGGGCTACGTCTGCAGACAGGGAACCGGCATCACGGCTGGAACGGTTCGACCTTGCCAAGAAGGACGTGTCTGTCCTGGTACCCGCACTGGATACCTACGAAGTCAGCGCTGACGGTTCGCGGCTCGTGCTGCAGCACGAGGGGAACCTCCGCGTGGTCCCGACCGCTTCCCGCGTGGAGGAAGACTCAGCAGACAACGTCCGGGTAGACCTGGGCCGGATCCGGGTACGCATTGACCCGGTCAAGATGTGGGGCCAGGCCTTTGACGAGGCATGGCGGCTGCAACGCGACTTCTTCTGGGCCCCGGATATGGCCGGGATTGACTGGGAAGGCGTCCGGGACCGCTACCGCCCGCTGGTGCAGAACCTCGGCAGCCACGATGACTTGGTTGACCTGCTCTGGGAAATGCACGGTGAACTTGGTACCTCCCACGCCTATGTCACCCCCGCTCCTGCAGCGGAGCCCGGCTCCGGCGCCCAGGGCTTCCTGGGTGCGGATCTGCGCCCGGCAGCCGGAGGCTGGGAAGTGGTACGGATCCTGGCCGCCGAGTCTTCCGACCCGCAGGCGGTCTCGCCGCTGAGCGCCCCGGGTGCCGATGTCCACCCCGGAGACATCATCGCCGCAGTGGACGGCGTTCCGGTTCCGGCGGACCAGGGACCGGCTGCCCTGCTGGCCGGTGCTGCCGGCCGCGCTGTGGAGCTGACAATCGTCTCTGCGTCCGCGGACGGCGAGGCACCCGGACAGCGGCGCATCGCCGTCGTTCCCCTGGCCTCGGAAGAGAGGCTGCGTTACCAAAACTGGGTCAGCGCCAACCGGCATACTGTCCGGGAGGCCTCCAACGGCGAGTTCGGCTACCTGCATATCCCGGACATGGTGGCCAACGGCTGGTCCCAGCTGCACCGTGACCTTGATGAGGAAGCCTCCCGCAAGGCGCTGGTGATCGACGTCCGCCGCAACCGCGGCGGCCACACTTCCCAACTGGTTGCCGAGCAGATCGGACGGAAGGTCACGGCATGGGAAAACCCGCGCGGCGGCCAGCCTTCCACTTATCCGGCGCACGCACCGCGCGGACCTGTAGTGATCCTGACAGATGAGTTCGCGGGTTCCGATGGCGACATCATCACCCAGACCTCGAAACTTCGGGGGATCGGTCCGGTTGTCGGCACCCGAACCTGGGGCGGTGTGGTCGGCATCGACGGCCGGTTCAAACTGGTGGACGGAACCGCAGTGAACCAGCCGCGTTACGCCTACTGGTTTACCGGCGGGGTGGGCTGGGGAGTGGAGAACCGCGGCGTGGAACCGGACATCGAGGTGGCCTTCCCTCCGCACGCCTAC
This Arthrobacter sp. zg-Y20 DNA region includes the following protein-coding sequences:
- the lipA gene encoding lipoyl synthase — encoded protein: MTLAPEGRRLLRIEQRNAAVPVERKPEWIKAKVNMGPEFVELKKQVKKEGLHTVCEEAGCPNIFECWEDREATFLIGGSECTRRCDFCQIDTGKPSALDRMEPLKVARSVQQMNLRYATVTGVARDDLEDEGVWLYAETIRKIHELNPGTGVEILIPDFSGKVEHIIDICEAKPEVFAHNVETVPRLFKRIRPAFRYERSLDVITQGQNMGMVTKSNLILGMGETREEVSGALKDLRDAGCDLLTITQYLRPSERHLPVDRWVKPQEFVDISTEAEELGFLGVMSGPLVRSSYRAGRLWAGAMRRKGRELPPQLAHIEDSGTTLQEASSILARS
- the lipB gene encoding lipoyl(octanoyl) transferase LipB, translating into MALEFTRVGLAPHYVDYSAGWDLQQQLHRQVLEGSSPDTVLLLEHTPVYTAGRRTEPHERPFDGTAVINVDRGGKLTWHGPGQLVGYPILRLADPAHVKAYVAALEAAVIAVLQEYGITGTRIEGRSGVWLRGDGQPFGTPDRKIAAVGIRVHQGVTMHGFSLNCSNDLAPYSQIIACGITDAGTTSISAETGRTVSPADVVDRIESELAARMAELTGTTPTELPGRGAIPADGRPKGALL
- a CDS encoding protein kinase; this encodes MDTTPNDGRPGVPPYQTFSPEAGTDAPGRTAPAVRGFSVDRLLGTGGSGAVWLVRDAAGSAFALKVPAGAGHHGFEARREVNVLARMEHPHLVQLHGVAETDQGEGLLVGYAAGGSAAALVAARGPVQPGEAVSVLVGIAGALGYLHARGAAHGDVSPANILFTAEGKPQLADFGQARLLGEPGTSAPATPGFEAPEVGGSRQRQRSRQSTLGAAADVYALAAVGWFLLTGKPPPPVRDRPPLSILVPGVGRELPALLEAGLSEDPGVRPGADEMAAWAYRGARPLPVDLVASAHPEVRPDLLTRRTGSAARAGGTKKGRGRRPQKEPNREGERNRGRGRISGRGTRQFRRPLPPHRRRPAGTFVRVAATVLVAAVLLLAGVALAAPDLLQVETNRSAGPAKDAPVEPRPDGGSGEGAETRTEDVGHGNPDGASGDDTGYGAAGQGRGEAQRMQGEQTPAVEVLLATAAAADPAEAVPALAELRARAFRTGDPRLLAHVDAPESPALSADEEQVGRLVRDGQALRGLEMQASVLAPDTPAAGGSAAPADVTVQLRVRLEVSAYQRVGSDGLVLEDASARQQEVMLVLVQSGGTWKISTVLGTD
- a CDS encoding S41 family peptidase, giving the protein MSPTAYLRYPDLHNDLVTFVAEDDVWMAPVAGGRAWRVSAMGLPARSPKFSPDGTRLAWQAVQGGAPEIVTANTDGGDFRQLTYWGSQSTRLKGFNSAGRVIATTSVEQEDNRLRWAFEVPLDGAAPVKLPYGPVETLAEGPAVGDERPLVIGSMLTREQAWWKRYRGGTAGKLWIDADGNGEFERLVPELDGNLSDPMWIDGRVVFLSDHEGYGNLYSVTPQGTDLRRHTDFEGFYVRHASSDGSRIVFESAGRIWLLPSLDAEAQPLDIVLGSAGTARRPRPLDVAKHLAEAVPDAAGNASVVETHGTLHWLAHRDGPSRVIEADSSVRARLGRPLGDSRAVYVSDRDGEDAVYIRNVFEDLPAAGTAGRKGTESVPAADTASGLVLPRPVSAAGTGRTAAATPVASPVDDHQGETPEPGDSGHADSPAGTVRIGFDRPTRVSQLAASPDGNSVGVATEYGEVFLLDVRTGELHPVASSDFGAVDHLAFSPDSQWLAWAEPASAGGGRSRIRLRSVSSSEAGIIDVTDGRFSDHDPAFTQDGKYLAFLSERSFDPVYDTHRFDLSFPSSTKPFMVALAAGTPSPFGPAVSGGTPAAEETSGSEEENQPVPEVRVDAERIADRIIAVPVPQGRYEKLRTAGNALLWQATDIFGVTGDGRATSADREPASRLERFDLAKKDVSVLVPALDTYEVSADGSRLVLQHEGNLRVVPTASRVEEDSADNVRVDLGRIRVRIDPVKMWGQAFDEAWRLQRDFFWAPDMAGIDWEGVRDRYRPLVQNLGSHDDLVDLLWEMHGELGTSHAYVTPAPAAEPGSGAQGFLGADLRPAAGGWEVVRILAAESSDPQAVSPLSAPGADVHPGDIIAAVDGVPVPADQGPAALLAGAAGRAVELTIVSASADGEAPGQRRIAVVPLASEERLRYQNWVSANRHTVREASNGEFGYLHIPDMVANGWSQLHRDLDEEASRKALVIDVRRNRGGHTSQLVAEQIGRKVTAWENPRGGQPSTYPAHAPRGPVVILTDEFAGSDGDIITQTSKLRGIGPVVGTRTWGGVVGIDGRFKLVDGTAVNQPRYAYWFTGGVGWGVENRGVEPDIEVAFPPHAYVAGDDPQLEHGVGILREMLTELPTDQPPAREGYPVLQPAPLPPRPQGRQGERPQDDGGLSIPAPVSAGAAGNDGAKDNRH